The Leptospira stimsonii genome includes the window ACGATCGAATGCAAACCCTTTCTCTGCGGAATTTCTTCCAATGGGATGTCGATGATTTTAGAAGATTCTAAATTTAAAAAGTAATTCAAACCGCGGTCGAAAAGATCTTTCAAAAGTTTAGAATCGATTCTCCCGATAAGAAGAGGTTGTTTCGACCAATCCAAGGCCGTCTGTAAGGAATCTGTTTCCACGGATTTCCGAATTACGATTTCTCCGGCCTTTGTTTCCGGAAATCTTCCCGCATTCGACCATTCTAAAAAGGAAATTTCTTTCCAGTCCAAAAGGGAGAGAAGAAGTTTTTCCTCCTTTTTAGTAAGTCCGTTTAGGAGGAGACAATCGAACAATAGGCTTGGCATGGGTATTTTGCTTGACCGAAGGGTTTTGCGACGGATTCTAGAATTGTGCGATGCGTAAAAGACGCAACCAATTAAAATGAAGCTCCTCAAACGATACGCGAACCGAAGACTCTACGATCCGGAAACGAGTAAGACAATTACTCTGGAGGACGTTGCTGAGATGATCATCAACGGAGAAGAGATTCGTGTGATCGATAATATGTCGGGTTCCGATATTACTCCTAAGATTCTCGGACAAACCTTTCTCAAAGTTTCTTTGGGACAAAGAAACGAGGAATTCTCCAATTTTATGCTTTCGGCTTTGATTCGAGAAACGGGCAAGGATATCAGTTCCCTTTTCGGTAGATTGGTCTTAGGCGGCATCGGAGCCAGTTATCTCACCAGAGAGAGGCTCGAAAAAATTCTCCAGTCTATGATTTCGTTGGGTGAACTCAAACTAGAGTTGGCGACGGAATACAGGGACGATCTTCTCACTCATATGGCGACTCGGGCTTCCGAGAACAAGCTTCGAATCCAAGAAGACCTCAAAAAAATCGGAAAAGAGCTGGAAGAATCCACGGAATCCGATTTACCATTGGAAGATCTCTCGGAAAAAATCCGCAAAATTGCGGAAAGCGTAAAAGAAAAGGAAGCCTGAAACTTTAACCAGAGATTCTAAAAACCGATATTACAAGAGAGGGAATTCCATGTTTAAGAATATTTCGATCTCTATCTTTCTGTTTTCTATCTGCACTGCCTCTTTATTCTCTTCCGATAAGGCGATGGAATACGCCGATAGGGCTTACTTCGAACAGATTCGAAAGTTAGAATCCGGTTCTTACGAAGAGAAAGTCGACGCCGCCGATTACCTCAAATTCGTAAGCAATAAACTCGCGGTTCGTCCCCTTTTAAACGCTCTCAAGGGAAATCCGAAAGTTCCTAAATCTTTGGAGAATCATCCCTACCTGAAATATACGATCGCTCAAGCTCTTTCCGTGATGGATCAAGAATCTGCGATCAAACCTACGATCGAAGAATACAAAAAGATCGAACCGACCATCACCGAAAAGGACGAACCGTATTTTACGAATAAAGACGATTATACGATGGTCATCGCCGCGGGAGAAATCCTGAGAACGATCGGAAGTTATCCGTATGCGAAAGAATCCGAAGACGTTCTCGTAAACGCGCTCGGTCATCCGAATTATTATATCCGCGCTTCTGCGGCCGACGGTTTAAAATACATGAATCGCAAGGAAACCGTAAACTTTCTCGTTTCCACTTTGGAAAAGGAAAAGAACGACTTCACTCGTGCGGCGATTCTCAATTCAATCGTGAGAATTCTGAAGGTCGCGGATAAGAATTTTTACGTTCTCTGCGATATGTTGAAGAGCGAAAGCCCGATGGTGCGTTATAGAGTTTCCATGGCATTGGGAGAAGTGGATCTGAAGGCCGCGGAATTTTATCTTCGTGAGGCGCTTCTTGTGGAAGATAAACAGACCGTGCGCGATCAGATTCGTAAAGATTTGGGAACCGTTCTCGGATTTAAACTTCCGTCTATTTCTGTGATTTCCGTGGAATAAGGAAAATCGAAATTCTAAACTCGTTCGTTAAATAAAAATCAAACCAAACCGGTGTATGAAAGCTCCTGATGACCTCAGGGGCTTTTTTGTTTTTTGGGAGCTTCCGAGAAAAAGAGATAAGCTCCTGCGACCAGTGCTACGATCCCGGACGCACTCAAGGCGACGGTGGAATTCCACTGAGTCCAAAGAAATCCGGTGATAGAACTCGCGAGAATCATACACAAGCTCTGAAACGCATTAAAAGTTCCTAATGCAGTTCCGGTTTCCGTCTGAGGAACAAGATTGGTGATCCAAGCTCTCGAAATCCCTTCCGTAGAAGCCGCAAAAACTCCGTAGATCGAAAAGGAAACCCAGAGAACCCAGGAAGAGGTTCCGAAACTCATTCCGAAATAAACCAAAGCAAAACAACCGAGTCCGAAGATAAAAAGGCTCTTCAATCCGATCTTATCGCCCAAGATTCCGAGAGGATAAGCCGTGCCCGCGTAAACGAGATTGTAAAAGATATAAGCTCCGATCGAAGCGGAATCGCTGAGTCCGAATTCTTTGAGTCTTAGAAGAAGAAACACGTCCGATCCGTTAAAAAGAGAAAAGAGTAGAATCCCTTTGCAAAGATTTCTGTAAGAAGCCGGAGAAGTTTTCCAGTATTGAAAAAAGAGTAGGATCGAATGAGAATTCTCGCCTTTCTTTTTTAGAATCGGCTCTCTGTGTTTCTCACGAATCAAAAACGTAAAACCGATCGCGAGAATTCCCGGAAGAAACGCGAACAAGAACAATTCCTTATAATGTCCCGGATAAAAATAAAGGAAAACCAGAGCTCCAACGGGACCTAAGACCGCGCCGAACGTATCCATCGATCGATGAAAACCGAAGACCATTCCCTTGTTCACGATCGTGGTTTCATCCGAAAGAAGAGCATCCCTAGCGGAAGTTCGAATTCCTTTTCCGAGACGATCGGTGGTTCGAATCAGAAAAACCCAAATCGGAGAAATGAAAGAGGTCATCAGAGGTTTGGAGATCGCGCTCAGAAAATAACCCCAACGAACAAAGGGGAGTCTTTTGCCGGAAAGGTCGGACATTCTTCCGAATGAACCCTTGCTGAAACCGGCGGTCGCTTCCGCGACTCCTTCTAAGATTCCGATGAGAAAAATCGAAAATCCGATTTCTTTGAGATAGATGGGAAGAACGGGGTAAAGCATTTCCGAAGCGACGTCGGTTAGAAGACTCACGAGTGAAAGAACAAGAATGGTTCGTGTGATGATTTTTTTGCGAGATTCGGGCATATGGAGA containing:
- a CDS encoding MFS transporter; protein product: MPESRKKIITRTILVLSLVSLLTDVASEMLYPVLPIYLKEIGFSIFLIGILEGVAEATAGFSKGSFGRMSDLSGKRLPFVRWGYFLSAISKPLMTSFISPIWVFLIRTTDRLGKGIRTSARDALLSDETTIVNKGMVFGFHRSMDTFGAVLGPVGALVFLYFYPGHYKELFLFAFLPGILAIGFTFLIREKHREPILKKKGENSHSILLFFQYWKTSPASYRNLCKGILLFSLFNGSDVFLLLRLKEFGLSDSASIGAYIFYNLVYAGTAYPLGILGDKIGLKSLFIFGLGCFALVYFGMSFGTSSWVLWVSFSIYGVFAASTEGISRAWITNLVPQTETGTALGTFNAFQSLCMILASSITGFLWTQWNSTVALSASGIVALVAGAYLFFSEAPKKQKSP
- a CDS encoding polyhydroxyalkanoate synthesis regulator DNA-binding domain-containing protein: MKLLKRYANRRLYDPETSKTITLEDVAEMIINGEEIRVIDNMSGSDITPKILGQTFLKVSLGQRNEEFSNFMLSALIRETGKDISSLFGRLVLGGIGASYLTRERLEKILQSMISLGELKLELATEYRDDLLTHMATRASENKLRIQEDLKKIGKELEESTESDLPLEDLSEKIRKIAESVKEKEA
- a CDS encoding HEAT repeat domain-containing protein; protein product: MFKNISISIFLFSICTASLFSSDKAMEYADRAYFEQIRKLESGSYEEKVDAADYLKFVSNKLAVRPLLNALKGNPKVPKSLENHPYLKYTIAQALSVMDQESAIKPTIEEYKKIEPTITEKDEPYFTNKDDYTMVIAAGEILRTIGSYPYAKESEDVLVNALGHPNYYIRASAADGLKYMNRKETVNFLVSTLEKEKNDFTRAAILNSIVRILKVADKNFYVLCDMLKSESPMVRYRVSMALGEVDLKAAEFYLREALLVEDKQTVRDQIRKDLGTVLGFKLPSISVISVE